Proteins encoded in a region of the Hypanus sabinus isolate sHypSab1 chromosome 12, sHypSab1.hap1, whole genome shotgun sequence genome:
- the abcb10 gene encoding ATP-binding cassette sub-family B member 10, mitochondrial isoform X2: MFVLGIIPPVAVLAVFYGRYVRKLAGVTQDSLADATQLAEERIGNIRTVRAFAKEDVELQVYMSKINRVLHLAKKEAVARAGFYGAAGLTGNLIVLSVLYKGGLMMGEAHMTVGELTSFMMYAFWVGISIGGLGAFYSALMKGLGAGSRLWELLERKPAMPLHEGKILQPEEFKGAIEFRGIQFAYPTRQEVNVFSGLDLSIPAGSVMAVVGPSGSGKSTLVSLLLRLYDPVLGTIVVDGHDIRTINPRWLRENIGVVNQEPILFSCSIAENIAYGATKDSNVTMEDIEKAAKIANAYEFICSFPKGFQTVVGEKGVLLSGGQKQRVAIARALMKNPKILLLDEATSALDSQNEYLVQEALERLMEGRTVLIIAHRLSTIQNADAVAVLDQGKIGECGPHHQLLTNSEGLFRKLVEKQTFLQNLPRLVLKV; encoded by the exons ATGTTTGTCCTGGGCATTATACCCCCTGTCGCTGTGTTAGCGGTGTTTTATGGACGATACGTTCGCAAGcttgctggagtaactcaggaTTCACTAGCTGATGCCACACAG CTTGCTGAAGAGCGCATTGGAAATATAAGAACTGTCCGTGCCTTTGCCAAAGAGGACGTGGAGCTGCAAGTGTACATGAGCAAGATCAACCGTGTGCTGCACCTGGCCAAGAAAGAAGCTGTGGCCCGGGCAGGGTTTTATGGGGCA GCTGGACTGACAGGAAACTTGATAGTTTTGTCAGTGCTTTACAAGGGAGGACTGATGATGGGTGAAGCCCACATGACAGTGGGAGAACTCACTTCCTTCATGATGTACGCTTTCTGGGTGGGAATAAGTATTGGAG GCCTTGGCGCTTTCTATTCGGCTTTAATGAAGGGACTTGGTGCCGGGAGTCGGTTATGGGAGCTACTTGAAAGGAAACCGGCAATGCCACTCCATG AGGGCAAGATTTTGCAACCAGAGGAGTTCAAAGGAGCCATAGAGTTCCGTGGCATCCAGTTTGCCTATCCAACCCGCCAAGAAGTTAACGTATTTAGCGGGCTAGATCTGTCTATCCCAGCAGGCTCTGTAATGGCTGTAGTTGGTCCCAGTGGCTCAGGAAAATCAACACTGGTGTCCCTGTTGCTTCGTCTGTATGATCCAGTTTTGG GTACTATTGTTGTTGATGGCCATGACATTCGCACCATCAATCCACGCTGGTTACGTGAAAACATCGGTGTGGTGAATCAG GAGCCCATTCTGTTCTCCTGCTCGATTGCAGAGAATATAGCTTATGGTGCCACCAAGGACTCTAATGTAACAATGGAAGATATTGAAAAGGCTGCCAAGATTGCAAATGCTTATGAGTTCATTTGCAGCTTCCCCAAAGGCTTTCAAACAGTGGTCGGGGAAAAAGGTGTCTTACTTTCAG GTGGCCAGAAACAAAGGGTTGCAATTGCTCGAGCTCTGATGAAG AATCCCAAAATTCTACTACTGGATGAGGCCACAAG TGCACTGGATTCACAGAATGAGTACTTGGTGCAAGAGGCTTTGGAGCGATTGATGGAAGGAAGAACGGTACTGATCATTGCCCATCGTCTGTCAACTATTCAGAACGCTGACGCTGTCGCTGTCCTGGATCAGGGCAAGATAGGCGAGTGTGGCCCACACCACCAACTGCTAACAAATTCTGAAGGATTGTTTCGAAAACTTGTTGAGAAACAGACTTTTTTACAGAACCTTCCAAGACTTGTGTTGAAGGTATAA
- the abcb10 gene encoding ATP-binding cassette sub-family B member 10, mitochondrial isoform X1: protein MACRILHLQRQTARNRRGFQAATAALLTRCCWCAARPARGFWPEPSGRDHGNRDLSVLRRSFSAGPQLAATERRQPPVSRTETVPERQPGAGRDIERRRASAGPAAADVRRLLALAYPQRWPLAAAVSFLGVSSMVTMSAPFFLGKVIDTIYTNPAGGDVTASLTSLCAVLSGVFLCGAAANGARVYLMQISGQHIVQRLRGRLFSSILCQEVAFFDKSSTGELINRLSSDAVVLGHSVTENLSDGLRAVGQASAGVGMMFWVSSQLAMFVLGIIPPVAVLAVFYGRYVRKLAGVTQDSLADATQLAEERIGNIRTVRAFAKEDVELQVYMSKINRVLHLAKKEAVARAGFYGAAGLTGNLIVLSVLYKGGLMMGEAHMTVGELTSFMMYAFWVGISIGGLGAFYSALMKGLGAGSRLWELLERKPAMPLHEGKILQPEEFKGAIEFRGIQFAYPTRQEVNVFSGLDLSIPAGSVMAVVGPSGSGKSTLVSLLLRLYDPVLGTIVVDGHDIRTINPRWLRENIGVVNQEPILFSCSIAENIAYGATKDSNVTMEDIEKAAKIANAYEFICSFPKGFQTVVGEKGVLLSGGQKQRVAIARALMKNPKILLLDEATSALDSQNEYLVQEALERLMEGRTVLIIAHRLSTIQNADAVAVLDQGKIGECGPHHQLLTNSEGLFRKLVEKQTFLQNLPRLVLKV, encoded by the exons ATGGCGTGCCGGATTCTGCATCTGCAGCGCCAGACGGCGCGCAACAGGCGCGGCTTCCAAGCGGCTACCGCCGCCTTGCTGACTCGGTGCTGTTGGTGTGCGGCGCGCCCGGCCCGGGGATTCTGGCCTGAGCCCAGCGGCCGTGACCATGGTAACCGCGACCTCTCCGTACTTCGCCGCAGCTTCAGCGCCGGGCCCCAGCTGGCAGCAACCGAGCGTCGGCAGCCGCCAGTAAGCAGGACAGAGACGGTGCCCGAGCGGCAACCAGGCGCAGGTCGGGATATCGAGCGACGCCGGGCCAGCGCTGGACCGGCAGCCGCGGATGTTAGGAGgttgctggctttggcctacccGCAGCGGTGGCCGCTTGCAG CTGCCGTGAGCTTTTTAGGTGTGTCCAGCATGGTGACCATGTCTGCACCATTCTTTCTTGGAAAGGTTATCGATACCATTTATACAAATCCTGCAGGAGGAGATGTTACTGCAAGCTTGACTTCACTCTGTGCTGTACTAAGTGGTGTCTTTCTTTGTGGAGCTGCTGCCAATGGTGCCCGTGTCTACCTCATGCAGATCTCAG GGCAGCATATTGTCCAGCGCTTGAGGGGAAGATTATTTTCTTCGATTCTTTGTCAGGAGGTTGCGTTTTTCGATAAGTCCAGCACAGGAGAGCTGATAAACCGACTTTCATCTGATGCTGTTGTGCTTGGACACTCAGTCACTGAGAACTTGTCTGATGGGCTAAGAGCTGTAGGGCAGGCATCAGCTGGTGTTGGCATGATG ttttgggtctCATCGCAGTTGGCCATGTTTGTCCTGGGCATTATACCCCCTGTCGCTGTGTTAGCGGTGTTTTATGGACGATACGTTCGCAAGcttgctggagtaactcaggaTTCACTAGCTGATGCCACACAG CTTGCTGAAGAGCGCATTGGAAATATAAGAACTGTCCGTGCCTTTGCCAAAGAGGACGTGGAGCTGCAAGTGTACATGAGCAAGATCAACCGTGTGCTGCACCTGGCCAAGAAAGAAGCTGTGGCCCGGGCAGGGTTTTATGGGGCA GCTGGACTGACAGGAAACTTGATAGTTTTGTCAGTGCTTTACAAGGGAGGACTGATGATGGGTGAAGCCCACATGACAGTGGGAGAACTCACTTCCTTCATGATGTACGCTTTCTGGGTGGGAATAAGTATTGGAG GCCTTGGCGCTTTCTATTCGGCTTTAATGAAGGGACTTGGTGCCGGGAGTCGGTTATGGGAGCTACTTGAAAGGAAACCGGCAATGCCACTCCATG AGGGCAAGATTTTGCAACCAGAGGAGTTCAAAGGAGCCATAGAGTTCCGTGGCATCCAGTTTGCCTATCCAACCCGCCAAGAAGTTAACGTATTTAGCGGGCTAGATCTGTCTATCCCAGCAGGCTCTGTAATGGCTGTAGTTGGTCCCAGTGGCTCAGGAAAATCAACACTGGTGTCCCTGTTGCTTCGTCTGTATGATCCAGTTTTGG GTACTATTGTTGTTGATGGCCATGACATTCGCACCATCAATCCACGCTGGTTACGTGAAAACATCGGTGTGGTGAATCAG GAGCCCATTCTGTTCTCCTGCTCGATTGCAGAGAATATAGCTTATGGTGCCACCAAGGACTCTAATGTAACAATGGAAGATATTGAAAAGGCTGCCAAGATTGCAAATGCTTATGAGTTCATTTGCAGCTTCCCCAAAGGCTTTCAAACAGTGGTCGGGGAAAAAGGTGTCTTACTTTCAG GTGGCCAGAAACAAAGGGTTGCAATTGCTCGAGCTCTGATGAAG AATCCCAAAATTCTACTACTGGATGAGGCCACAAG TGCACTGGATTCACAGAATGAGTACTTGGTGCAAGAGGCTTTGGAGCGATTGATGGAAGGAAGAACGGTACTGATCATTGCCCATCGTCTGTCAACTATTCAGAACGCTGACGCTGTCGCTGTCCTGGATCAGGGCAAGATAGGCGAGTGTGGCCCACACCACCAACTGCTAACAAATTCTGAAGGATTGTTTCGAAAACTTGTTGAGAAACAGACTTTTTTACAGAACCTTCCAAGACTTGTGTTGAAGGTATAA